The following are encoded together in the Ooceraea biroi isolate clonal line C1 chromosome 2, Obir_v5.4, whole genome shotgun sequence genome:
- the LOC105284599 gene encoding protein FAM200A — MHNTTTGADIFKAVEEPLKNYNTDFSKCSAIVTDGAKAMTGTKPGLFGQLKQQNIEIPFIHCIIHQEALYGKAIKLSDTMQAVTKITNFIKGGNKFLLHRKFQQFLREHNAAYTDVPLHYAVRWLSAGKCLDKFFAIRKEIFLFLQEPSVPKHDEFKDFLENFESFSEIDHRHNKSS, encoded by the coding sequence ATGCATAATACAACGACAGGTGCCGATATTTTTAAAGCCGTAGAAGAACCTCTTAAAAACTATAATACCGATTTCTCCAAATGTTCGGCTATAGTGACTGACGGTGCAAAAGCAATGACAGGTACAAAACCTGGATTGTTCGGTCAATTAAAGCAGCAGAATATCGAAATTCCTTTTATTCATTGCATCATTCATCAAGAGGCGTTATATGGAAAAGCTATTAAACTAAGCGATACAATGCAAGCAGTTACAAAAATTACGAATTTTATTAAGGGCGGTAAcaaatttcttcttcatcgaAAATTTCAACAGTTTCTCAGAGAACATAACGCAGCTTATACTGATGTGCCCCTACATTACGCAGTTCGTTGGCTTAGTGCAGGAAAATGTCTGGACAAATTTTTtgcaataagaaaagaaattttccttttcttgcaagaaCCATCAGTTCCAAAACATGATGAATTTAAAGATTTCTTAGAGAATTTTGAGTCGTTTTCCGAGATAGATCACAGACATAACAAATCAtcttaa